Proteins from one Paenibacillus amylolyticus genomic window:
- a CDS encoding HK97 family phage prohead protease, whose amino-acid sequence MPKPTKETRALPVALEIRADEENGKRTITGSIKYDTDSNEMRDWYGDTFVEQIASGAFTDSIKNRGVVGLWSHDTSQVLGNTKSGTLRLNDGSTELRFELDIPDTTVGNDAWALIQRGDVDGMSFGMKVTKDKWSSEKRDDGTKVYKRSILNADLFEISPVAFPAYPSNEVTARSLDDFKAEEARESMRMEKELLEMELELI is encoded by the coding sequence ATGCCAAAGCCGACAAAGGAGACAAGAGCTCTCCCGGTAGCGCTTGAAATTCGCGCTGATGAAGAAAACGGCAAACGGACCATAACCGGTTCAATCAAATACGATACTGATTCCAATGAGATGCGAGATTGGTACGGAGATACATTCGTTGAACAGATTGCCTCCGGGGCATTCACGGACAGTATCAAAAATCGTGGGGTTGTTGGCTTGTGGAGTCATGATACTTCCCAAGTGCTTGGGAATACCAAGTCAGGCACATTACGTCTGAACGATGGTTCAACTGAACTGCGCTTTGAGTTGGATATCCCGGATACAACCGTGGGGAATGACGCTTGGGCTTTGATTCAACGTGGTGACGTGGACGGGATGTCATTTGGAATGAAAGTGACAAAGGATAAATGGTCCAGCGAAAAACGAGATGATGGAACAAAGGTCTACAAGCGCAGCATCTTAAATGCCGATTTGTTTGAGATCAGCCCTGTTGCTTTCCCGGCATATCCAAGCAATGAAGTTACAGCGAGGTCCTTGGATGATTTCAAGGCTGAAGAGGCGCGCGAATCAATGCGTATGGAGAAAGAATTACTTGAAATGGAGCTGGAACTAATATGA
- a CDS encoding distal tail protein Dit produces MNYDIDVKVNGQWISEIGAVLVGRTLPTLPEAEENTVKLAGRDGELDFGTTYATRPLELSFYVLGDRTEYHGIVNRLANIFHAKRGDLELIFSDIPEKRYMAQYRGAVDYDQSSVNHQVNFPFKMYDPFPESSENFVFETTVTNTETIRITSRGDVPTPPKMVLTNTGSATIQRLRLTNEYLLEG; encoded by the coding sequence TTGAATTATGACATTGATGTAAAAGTGAATGGGCAATGGATCTCGGAGATTGGCGCGGTACTGGTCGGGCGAACATTGCCCACCTTGCCTGAAGCTGAGGAAAACACGGTCAAGCTTGCTGGGAGAGATGGCGAACTGGATTTCGGAACAACATATGCCACGCGGCCACTTGAGTTGAGTTTCTATGTTTTGGGTGACCGGACCGAGTATCACGGCATTGTGAACCGGCTGGCGAACATTTTTCATGCCAAACGCGGGGATCTGGAATTGATCTTTTCCGACATTCCAGAAAAAAGGTACATGGCTCAATACCGGGGGGCGGTGGATTATGATCAATCATCCGTTAATCACCAGGTCAATTTCCCGTTCAAGATGTATGACCCTTTCCCTGAGTCTAGCGAGAACTTTGTTTTTGAGACAACGGTAACGAATACAGAAACGATCCGGATCACATCCAGAGGCGACGTTCCAACGCCGCCAAAGATGGTACTGACGAATACAGGTTCGGCAACCATACAACGTTTGCGCTTAACCAATGAATATTTATTAGAGGGGTGA
- a CDS encoding phage tail protein produces the protein MPAPEDASLTQKGIVQLSSATESDEEGEAATPKAVNTVRQLVVSQIGDLAELQTTDKDNLVDALNEVLRMSMRGKRLSKPPSSSKGER, from the coding sequence ATCCCTGCACCGGAAGATGCATCCCTAACACAGAAAGGGATTGTACAACTCTCCAGCGCTACCGAATCAGACGAGGAGGGCGAAGCCGCTACACCTAAAGCAGTGAACACCGTTCGTCAGTTGGTTGTATCTCAGATTGGGGATCTGGCCGAATTACAGACAACGGATAAAGACAACCTGGTTGATGCGCTCAACGAGGTTTTACGCATGTCGATGAGGGGAAAGAGATTGTCAAAACCGCCGTCATCGTCAAAGGGGGAACGGTAG
- a CDS encoding copper amine oxidase, producing MKKFTHKFAYIAGGIIIGIVFSTSAGAFADSVKSMVGKKVTGEYSVVVNGKSLSDKGAVIDSKANVPARSLSEALGADVSVSGKTIYITTDEGEEGTSVSPSTPSSSNEYSGRSKADLEGVKKVLIEKILEPTKSGRELLLKELADAEKNGSEQVVEAKKKQIALYDADIEKYTADLEKVEAALAEIK from the coding sequence GTGAAAAAGTTTACTCACAAATTTGCGTACATTGCAGGCGGGATAATTATCGGAATTGTCTTTTCGACATCGGCGGGAGCCTTCGCTGATTCAGTTAAAAGCATGGTTGGGAAAAAGGTTACTGGGGAATATTCAGTTGTGGTTAACGGAAAAAGCTTATCCGATAAGGGCGCTGTGATTGATAGCAAGGCAAATGTTCCTGCAAGATCATTATCGGAGGCATTAGGAGCTGATGTATCTGTGTCCGGGAAAACTATCTATATTACTACAGACGAAGGTGAGGAAGGGACGAGCGTCTCACCATCCACGCCTTCTTCAAGCAACGAGTACAGCGGCAGAAGTAAGGCCGATCTCGAAGGTGTGAAAAAAGTATTAATCGAAAAGATTTTAGAACCAACAAAATCCGGACGAGAGCTTTTGTTAAAGGAATTGGCCGATGCTGAGAAAAATGGTTCTGAGCAAGTTGTCGAAGCGAAGAAAAAACAAATTGCACTCTATGACGCTGATATCGAAAAGTATACCGCTGATCTAGAAAAGGTCGAAGCTGCGCTGGCAGAAATCAAATAA
- a CDS encoding phage tail domain-containing protein has product MFNRGAFNRMAFNRQISVFVFGRAVADISGSAVAAATMEMTGSAVINVNAGAQADFVREISFAAVMDVTAGTKADFIREITKRAVMDVGFGAVAKGSRYHVEFLEFTGPFRPGDKIEIDAKTFRITQNGINAAGLMEGDFFNLNVGDNRITYTDPETNRQVLLRITHRDRFLY; this is encoded by the coding sequence ATGTTTAACCGAGGGGCTTTTAACCGCATGGCCTTTAACCGCCAAATATCCGTATTCGTCTTTGGCCGGGCAGTTGCTGACATATCAGGATCTGCTGTAGCTGCTGCAACGATGGAAATGACGGGTTCGGCGGTTATAAATGTCAATGCGGGAGCGCAGGCCGATTTTGTTCGTGAAATCTCATTTGCGGCTGTCATGGATGTAACTGCTGGCACAAAGGCGGATTTCATTCGAGAAATTACCAAACGGGCTGTGATGGATGTTGGTTTTGGTGCAGTCGCCAAGGGAAGTCGGTACCATGTGGAGTTTCTTGAATTCACTGGACCATTCCGGCCAGGCGACAAAATCGAAATTGACGCCAAAACATTCCGGATTACTCAAAACGGAATCAATGCGGCTGGCCTCATGGAAGGTGATTTTTTCAATCTCAATGTAGGCGATAACCGAATCACATATACAGATCCAGAAACAAACCGTCAGGTGCTATTGAGAATCACGCACCGGGACCGGTTCTTGTATTAG
- a CDS encoding phage portal protein, with protein sequence MFFRKVLEQRSVATEVGLNDRKFLEMLGIDSAGANVRGKGAMKIETVYTCIKILSETVAKLPLKIYQSDENDITKGTKHYLYPLLKLQPNPLMSSINFFKALEASRAFGNAYANIEFDQRTGRVIALWPLDREKVTVIIDDIGLLNTRTRLWYQVNVGGELRKIPAHEMLHFLGNVTLDGLVGVPTMEYLKGTVENAASAGKFINNFYKNGLQTKGLIQYTGSLDEPAKKVFREQFESMSSGLKNSHRVSLLPFGYQFTPISMSMTDAQFLENTELTIRQLAAAFGIKMHQLNDLDRSTHSNNEQQQQQFYTDTMLPILTTYEQEITRKLFLDSEIDDGYFVRFNVDAVLRADFKTRMDALDKAVKGSIMSPDEARAKENLPPMPGETDCTLTAM encoded by the coding sequence ATGTTTTTTAGGAAGGTACTCGAACAACGAAGCGTGGCGACAGAAGTTGGACTGAATGACCGAAAATTTCTGGAGATGCTTGGCATTGATTCAGCTGGGGCTAATGTGCGCGGAAAAGGCGCTATGAAGATTGAAACAGTATACACATGCATCAAAATATTATCCGAAACCGTGGCAAAACTGCCACTAAAGATATACCAATCGGATGAAAATGACATTACAAAAGGCACGAAGCATTACCTGTATCCGCTTCTTAAGCTGCAACCTAACCCGTTAATGTCTTCCATCAACTTTTTTAAGGCGCTGGAAGCTTCGCGAGCCTTTGGGAATGCCTATGCCAATATTGAATTTGATCAACGAACAGGCAGGGTAATTGCCCTGTGGCCCTTGGATAGGGAAAAGGTGACCGTGATTATTGATGACATTGGTTTGCTGAACACTCGGACCAGATTGTGGTACCAAGTTAATGTGGGTGGAGAATTGAGGAAGATCCCAGCACATGAGATGCTCCACTTCTTAGGAAACGTCACCCTGGATGGGCTTGTTGGGGTACCAACCATGGAGTACTTGAAAGGGACGGTAGAGAACGCGGCTTCAGCCGGGAAATTCATTAATAACTTCTACAAAAATGGCCTTCAGACCAAAGGTTTGATTCAATACACGGGCAGTTTAGACGAACCAGCAAAAAAAGTGTTCCGAGAACAGTTCGAATCCATGTCATCAGGTTTGAAAAACAGTCATCGGGTGTCGCTGTTGCCATTCGGGTATCAATTTACGCCGATCAGCATGAGTATGACGGATGCCCAATTTCTTGAGAATACGGAACTGACCATTCGGCAGCTGGCTGCGGCATTTGGAATTAAGATGCATCAACTGAATGATCTGGATCGGTCCACGCACAGCAATAACGAGCAACAACAACAGCAATTTTATACGGATACCATGTTGCCAATCTTGACCACATATGAACAGGAGATTACACGGAAGCTATTTTTGGACAGTGAAATCGATGATGGTTATTTTGTGCGCTTCAATGTGGATGCTGTGCTGCGTGCTGACTTCAAGACGCGTATGGACGCTTTGGACAAAGCTGTTAAAGGTAGCATTATGTCTCCTGATGAAGCGAGGGCAAAAGAAAACTTGCCACCGATGCCAGGGGAAACAGATTGTACGCTAACGGCAATGTGA
- a CDS encoding HNH endonuclease — MSIKIKRPCNHPGCPEISCVAYCVRHKKQRAKVIDQRRGTSTQRGYNGQWRKAREGYLRKHPICVECDAGGQVTAATVVDHIIPHKGDDSLFWDSSNWQALCKRCHDIKTVTQDGGFGNDVRQPKQRSDNP, encoded by the coding sequence ATGTCAATTAAAATTAAGCGCCCATGCAATCACCCAGGATGTCCTGAGATATCATGTGTAGCTTACTGCGTCCGGCATAAGAAGCAGAGAGCCAAAGTGATAGACCAGAGGCGAGGCACATCGACACAGCGTGGTTACAATGGCCAGTGGCGAAAGGCCAGGGAAGGATACCTGCGCAAACATCCGATATGTGTCGAGTGTGATGCAGGAGGCCAAGTCACAGCAGCTACAGTAGTAGACCACATTATCCCACACAAAGGTGATGATTCTCTGTTCTGGGATTCAAGCAACTGGCAAGCACTGTGTAAGAGATGCCATGACATCAAGACAGTCACCCAAGATGGTGGGTTTGGTAATGATGTGAGGCAACCCAAGCAAAGGAGTGATAATCCATGA
- a CDS encoding P27 family phage terminase small subunit, which translates to MQYEQSEDDSVDGELIPGTKTVEIFSSIYADLTLNQDKFFKQCRQAASDLGLTISSRCKLVVPKKEEKGPTEFDERFGDV; encoded by the coding sequence GTGCAGTATGAACAATCGGAAGATGACAGCGTGGACGGTGAGTTGATTCCAGGTACAAAAACGGTAGAGATTTTCAGTAGTATTTATGCTGACCTTACGCTTAACCAGGACAAGTTTTTCAAACAGTGCCGTCAAGCTGCAAGTGACTTGGGCCTCACCATTTCTTCGAGGTGCAAACTGGTTGTGCCGAAGAAAGAGGAAAAGGGGCCGACAGAGTTTGATGAAAGGTTCGGGGATGTGTAG
- a CDS encoding phage tail spike protein: MTSDDYREKIKIKGHVMDENGQYYVIQTRERVRDGKKLTARIVCTHIMFKMNEFKVPYDQYLEEAYGVHISQMIARLSPIMNNKYTFKIDDVFELQDIKDWGRTTALEAFNHIVRSYGAEVRADNFTIHMRKQVGEDNGKQYRIGKDIIQDQFKDEGSNLVTRMYSQMKDGRTFIGMSTDYLTSEELSLLQGVPGAIQNGKLTVNYLISPYAQYWQNTTNVFYDGEMIDQDIEDPEKLLKATREELRKKEIPEIEIAINAADIHKVDRIESPPDMGDIVYAYDPEMEMPNIEMRVMEMTEYPFSMDKHTQVVLANFKVQDYDDIIADLERSKRIMNDLLSGGKIRTDVFETFAKQAVIDINNSKTEIIYDQRGILLQSKAIARNQVILTSDGIMLSTDGGLTPRVAITANGVVAEAIRGVLGDFVSMVIGSGNLVTKINTQGISSGHNDYNQAPFRVDMQGNVVARSIKLTGEIENSEMLTSVIRASKIIGNEIEGGTITGALIRTAASGRRIEQDINGFRTYDNNNRNRIRITTASNDEIAAISWYGSGGAFAGEINSYQNSGGLSIISNDLIIGSNNTGNPIRLQGAPIVAGPAEFRSSVIFNGSITGLEMTDITGLQAELSSIWAALNSKASSSHTHSVTLPTHNHGIAGASNWGGTFTTSAP; the protein is encoded by the coding sequence ATGACTTCGGATGACTACCGAGAGAAAATCAAGATCAAGGGCCATGTGATGGACGAGAACGGCCAGTATTATGTAATCCAAACGCGGGAACGTGTTCGGGATGGCAAGAAGCTTACGGCTCGAATTGTTTGCACTCACATCATGTTCAAGATGAATGAATTCAAAGTGCCATATGACCAGTATCTTGAAGAGGCGTATGGGGTTCATATCAGCCAAATGATTGCCCGTCTCTCACCGATCATGAACAACAAGTACACATTTAAGATAGATGATGTATTTGAATTGCAGGACATCAAGGATTGGGGACGTACAACGGCGCTGGAGGCATTCAACCATATCGTCAGATCCTATGGGGCCGAGGTGCGGGCGGATAACTTTACCATCCATATGCGCAAGCAAGTAGGCGAGGATAACGGCAAGCAGTACCGAATAGGCAAAGATATCATTCAGGATCAGTTCAAGGATGAAGGTAGCAACCTGGTTACCCGGATGTATTCGCAGATGAAAGATGGCCGGACGTTTATAGGCATGTCCACCGACTATCTGACGTCGGAAGAACTAAGCCTGCTTCAAGGCGTGCCAGGAGCGATTCAAAACGGAAAACTCACTGTGAACTATCTGATATCACCTTATGCGCAGTATTGGCAGAACACAACCAACGTTTTCTATGATGGCGAGATGATTGACCAGGATATCGAAGATCCCGAGAAGTTGCTAAAGGCTACCCGAGAGGAATTGCGTAAGAAAGAGATCCCGGAAATCGAGATTGCCATTAACGCAGCGGACATCCATAAGGTAGACCGGATCGAGTCGCCGCCTGACATGGGGGACATCGTATACGCTTATGACCCAGAAATGGAAATGCCCAATATTGAAATGCGGGTTATGGAAATGACCGAGTATCCGTTTTCGATGGACAAGCATACACAAGTGGTTCTGGCCAACTTCAAGGTTCAGGATTATGACGATATCATAGCGGATCTGGAACGGTCCAAACGGATCATGAATGACTTACTATCTGGCGGCAAGATCCGGACGGATGTGTTTGAGACATTCGCCAAGCAGGCAGTAATTGATATCAACAATTCCAAAACAGAGATCATATACGATCAGAGAGGCATATTGCTTCAGAGCAAGGCGATTGCCCGGAACCAGGTCATTCTAACATCGGACGGTATTATGTTGTCTACAGACGGAGGGTTAACGCCAAGGGTAGCGATTACAGCTAACGGTGTTGTGGCTGAGGCTATACGGGGTGTTCTGGGTGATTTCGTGTCTATGGTCATTGGTAGCGGCAACTTGGTTACTAAGATCAACACGCAAGGGATCAGCTCAGGGCACAACGATTACAACCAAGCGCCATTCCGTGTGGATATGCAGGGCAATGTAGTTGCCCGTTCTATCAAGCTTACCGGGGAAATAGAAAATTCTGAGATGCTCACCTCTGTAATTAGAGCATCGAAGATTATCGGTAATGAGATCGAGGGCGGAACGATCACGGGGGCTTTGATTCGAACGGCAGCCAGTGGCCGGAGAATAGAACAGGACATCAACGGTTTTCGAACATACGATAATAACAACAGAAACCGGATAAGGATCACAACGGCTTCCAACGACGAAATTGCAGCTATATCATGGTACGGTTCAGGCGGTGCATTCGCAGGGGAGATCAACTCCTACCAAAATAGCGGTGGCTTGTCTATAATCAGTAACGACCTTATTATCGGATCGAACAATACAGGGAATCCAATAAGGTTGCAAGGGGCACCAATCGTTGCCGGACCTGCTGAATTTCGCAGTTCAGTTATTTTCAATGGTTCAATTACGGGATTGGAAATGACTGACATAACGGGACTCCAAGCTGAATTAAGCTCTATATGGGCAGCTTTAAATAGCAAGGCATCTTCAAGTCACACCCATTCCGTTACACTGCCTACACACAACCATGGTATTGCAGGGGCGTCGAATTGGGGTGGAACCTTCACAACATCAGCTCCGTAA
- a CDS encoding phage tail tape measure protein yields the protein MAENENIGGIEAKLGLDADGFKKGIEEAKQDMKKMTDESKKFNQDFRSVSKSLRDVGVDSKEIRKIKTELLASKPEVFEKQLKNVESQLRAIGASSSQIGKVKMQIQEQGTALDSTSGKLSKMKVEFDENAKSASNLSKEIGTAGIAYAAYAAAVGAALTKAVDLSAQFEQAMAKVKAISGATAREFENLRQQAIDLGATTVFSSTQAAEAQSFLAMAGFKTKEIMEAMPGVLSLAAAGQMEIARTADIASNILTGFRLSADQTTGVVDVLAKAMTSSNTNIEQLGYAMKYAAPIAASLGMSIEEAAAAVGELSNAGIQGEMAGTQLRAMLLRLTTPTKEAQFYMDKLGVTTKDAAGNILPFANIIGQFEQAFKKLNQSQQAQVAASIAGTEAASGFLTLINTGQSQLESFTAELENSAGAADKLAETQMDTLKGSIEEFKSAMEAAAITVGDKFAPTVRAVTDVIAELILSFTTLDAGTQNAIITFVAVTAAVTGVTLVVRTLRIALIALQASFPPLLAISAIVGVVAAGSLISKGSPMKQRLRLNSSPRLRPRLTKC from the coding sequence ATGGCTGAGAATGAAAACATTGGTGGCATAGAGGCAAAGCTCGGGTTAGATGCAGACGGCTTTAAAAAGGGTATAGAGGAAGCCAAGCAGGACATGAAGAAAATGACGGACGAATCCAAGAAGTTTAATCAGGATTTTCGCTCTGTCTCTAAAAGCCTGCGTGATGTCGGTGTAGATTCCAAGGAGATCCGGAAGATTAAAACCGAGCTTCTTGCTTCAAAACCGGAAGTGTTTGAAAAGCAATTGAAGAATGTTGAGTCTCAGTTACGTGCGATTGGGGCGAGCAGCTCACAAATCGGCAAAGTCAAAATGCAGATTCAAGAGCAAGGTACGGCATTGGATTCCACAAGCGGCAAGCTCTCCAAGATGAAAGTTGAATTCGATGAAAACGCCAAGTCGGCAAGTAATCTCAGCAAGGAGATTGGTACGGCTGGTATCGCTTATGCTGCATATGCGGCTGCTGTCGGTGCTGCACTAACCAAAGCGGTGGACTTATCTGCTCAGTTCGAACAGGCTATGGCAAAAGTTAAGGCGATCAGCGGAGCCACAGCGCGCGAGTTCGAGAACCTCAGGCAACAAGCTATCGACCTGGGCGCGACCACAGTGTTCAGTTCCACACAAGCGGCAGAGGCACAATCCTTCCTGGCTATGGCTGGTTTCAAAACCAAGGAGATTATGGAAGCCATGCCGGGCGTGCTGTCGCTTGCGGCTGCGGGACAGATGGAGATTGCCCGCACGGCCGACATTGCTTCCAACATCCTAACGGGTTTCCGGTTGTCGGCGGATCAAACTACAGGCGTTGTAGACGTGTTGGCTAAAGCAATGACGTCCAGCAATACAAACATTGAACAATTAGGATACGCCATGAAATATGCGGCTCCTATCGCAGCATCGCTCGGCATGAGTATTGAAGAAGCGGCTGCGGCTGTGGGTGAGTTGTCCAATGCAGGTATCCAAGGTGAGATGGCAGGTACACAGCTCCGTGCAATGCTCCTGCGGTTAACCACACCGACCAAGGAAGCGCAGTTTTATATGGACAAGCTCGGCGTGACCACGAAGGACGCCGCGGGGAACATCTTGCCGTTTGCAAATATCATCGGGCAGTTCGAGCAGGCGTTTAAAAAACTGAATCAATCCCAACAAGCCCAGGTTGCTGCATCCATTGCTGGAACAGAAGCCGCTTCGGGCTTTTTGACGTTGATTAATACAGGACAGTCACAGCTTGAAAGCTTCACCGCTGAGTTGGAGAATTCAGCAGGCGCAGCTGACAAATTAGCTGAAACACAAATGGATACACTCAAAGGATCGATCGAGGAATTTAAGTCAGCCATGGAGGCTGCGGCAATAACTGTTGGTGACAAATTCGCGCCGACGGTACGAGCGGTTACAGACGTAATCGCAGAATTGATCTTGTCATTTACAACGCTGGATGCAGGTACGCAAAACGCAATCATTACCTTTGTAGCAGTTACAGCTGCGGTTACTGGCGTTACGCTGGTTGTGCGCACCCTACGAATAGCCTTGATTGCCTTGCAGGCATCTTTCCCGCCTTTACTTGCGATATCCGCCATCGTAGGCGTTGTGGCTGCGGGTTCGCTTATTTCAAAGGGAAGTCCGATGAAGCAACGGCTTCGGCTGAACAGTTCGCCCAGGCTCAGGCCGAGGTTAACGAAGTGCTGA
- a CDS encoding phage major capsid protein translates to MIILTKELRALLDAIEKRKTEVRTMLSEDKNTEARNAMEELRKMQDKAEILRKLEEEENRSLDNSDGQPLGDPEKREMAELECEYRGVFMKGLRRQRITSEERNLITTYEKEVRAVMHEGGVSGQPDGDSSLIVPQDIQTQINQFTRQFVDLSAFVTVEEVSTLSGSRVIEKDAEFVPFPEIGEFENIPETDVPNFINLTYAVKKRGGILPITNELLSDSDQNILRYIIGWIGKKAVATRNFLVLNQLNTLTKKPLTDLDAIKAVLNLTLDPAISERSRIITNQHGYAWMDEQKDGNGRYLLQDDITEPGKKIFKGKPVTVVSNRQLKTDTVNGLAPFIIGDTKETTVLFSRKFYELASTKEGGDAFKRDSTDLRAIMRQDIKTWDEDAAVYGQLDVSAIV, encoded by the coding sequence GTGATTATTTTGACAAAAGAACTGCGCGCCTTACTGGACGCAATCGAAAAGAGAAAGACCGAAGTTCGTACAATGCTTTCCGAAGACAAGAACACCGAAGCTAGAAACGCAATGGAAGAATTGCGCAAAATGCAGGACAAAGCAGAAATCCTTCGCAAATTGGAAGAAGAAGAAAACCGGAGCCTGGATAACTCCGATGGTCAACCGCTGGGAGATCCGGAAAAGCGCGAGATGGCTGAATTGGAATGCGAGTATCGTGGAGTTTTCATGAAGGGTCTTCGCCGTCAACGTATTACGTCCGAAGAACGCAATCTCATTACGACTTACGAAAAAGAAGTTCGGGCCGTTATGCATGAAGGCGGGGTATCTGGCCAACCGGATGGCGATTCTTCTTTAATCGTGCCGCAGGATATTCAAACTCAAATCAATCAGTTTACACGTCAGTTCGTTGACCTCTCAGCATTTGTCACAGTCGAAGAAGTGAGCACCCTTTCAGGATCACGGGTTATTGAGAAAGATGCAGAGTTTGTGCCGTTTCCTGAAATCGGTGAATTTGAGAATATCCCTGAAACCGATGTTCCCAACTTTATCAATCTGACATATGCGGTTAAAAAGCGGGGCGGCATTCTCCCGATCACTAACGAGCTTTTGAGTGACAGCGACCAAAACATCCTTCGTTATATCATTGGATGGATTGGTAAGAAAGCAGTCGCTACAAGGAACTTCTTGGTGTTGAATCAACTTAACACGCTTACCAAAAAGCCGTTAACAGATCTTGATGCCATTAAAGCCGTTCTCAACCTCACCCTTGATCCTGCAATCAGTGAACGAAGCAGAATCATTACGAATCAGCACGGATACGCTTGGATGGATGAGCAGAAAGATGGAAATGGACGTTACTTGCTGCAAGACGATATTACTGAGCCAGGAAAGAAAATCTTCAAAGGTAAGCCAGTTACAGTTGTTTCTAATCGACAGCTGAAGACGGACACAGTCAACGGGCTTGCTCCATTTATCATTGGAGATACGAAGGAAACCACCGTCCTGTTCAGCCGGAAGTTTTATGAATTGGCAAGTACAAAAGAAGGCGGAGATGCATTCAAACGAGACAGCACAGATCTTCGCGCTATCATGCGTCAAGACATCAAAACTTGGGACGAAGATGCCGCTGTATACGGTCAACTGGACGTTTCGGCAATCGTTTAA
- a CDS encoding phage gp6-like head-tail connector protein, with amino-acid sequence MLATVSRLKKMLYIPDADSSQDDELLFVLAAASDAIEGHCNREFGKGSYTERRSGTNSKHLALRNFPIHEITEITGPHGPVVGYTELEDGILFRQEGWPQGEYNLLTAYIGGYDLPSDDPTANTSTLPNTLEMACLMLAKMMHTGQWGKLSERIDGEYTATFQTAEREPTCHQPYRRCVTVTFGGWDDVPRCCQNHAAGGRQ; translated from the coding sequence ATGCTGGCAACCGTCAGTAGATTAAAAAAGATGCTCTATATCCCTGACGCAGACAGCAGCCAGGACGATGAATTGTTGTTCGTCCTAGCTGCTGCGTCTGATGCCATTGAGGGACACTGTAACCGTGAATTCGGAAAAGGTTCATACACGGAGCGCCGCAGCGGAACGAATTCCAAGCATCTGGCCCTGCGAAATTTTCCGATCCATGAAATCACCGAAATCACGGGCCCGCATGGTCCGGTTGTGGGGTACACGGAATTGGAGGACGGCATACTGTTCCGTCAGGAAGGATGGCCGCAAGGAGAATATAACCTTTTGACCGCCTATATTGGCGGCTATGACCTTCCAAGTGACGACCCTACCGCTAACACTTCCACACTCCCAAACACGCTGGAAATGGCATGTTTGATGCTTGCTAAGATGATGCATACCGGGCAGTGGGGTAAGTTGTCGGAAAGAATTGACGGCGAATACACGGCTACGTTCCAAACAGCGGAGCGAGAACCGACTTGCCACCAGCCATACAGGCGCTGTGTGACCGTCACGTTTGGAGGTTGGGATGATGTACCGAGATGTTGTCAAAATCACGCGGCAGGCGGACGACAGTGA
- a CDS encoding HK97 gp10 family phage protein, with protein MSMELNAGAFLKQLDLLNERALKAAKRGVQKAAEELGNESDKLAPKKKGKLRQSRRVEVETKTGLRITATVSYSAINPMKSGYQFNYALYLHEVADFDPTTAGTGRNFWSVH; from the coding sequence ATGAGTATGGAATTAAATGCGGGCGCCTTCCTGAAGCAATTGGATTTGTTGAATGAACGTGCATTGAAGGCGGCTAAACGCGGGGTGCAGAAAGCAGCTGAGGAATTGGGAAATGAATCGGACAAGCTTGCGCCAAAGAAAAAAGGGAAATTACGTCAGTCCCGGCGGGTCGAGGTAGAAACCAAAACTGGTTTGAGGATCACAGCGACAGTATCCTATTCAGCGATTAATCCCATGAAATCAGGATATCAGTTCAATTACGCTCTGTATCTTCATGAGGTGGCTGATTTTGATCCGACCACAGCGGGAACCGGCCGAAATTTTTGGAGCGTCCATTGA